One Myxococcales bacterium genomic region harbors:
- a CDS encoding SUMF1/EgtB/PvdO family nonheme iron enzyme has protein sequence MDSSSVIDASRACFSTFPVTPDCKHPPVETKCKEGFCEIPPGCFVMGSPPCQAGRGPASEPESQVTLTHRFEIAQHETTQEEWMAAGFPNNAVPAKNEPDSYGSCVAPNCPATMLTYFDALDYANVRSRTHSPPLPECYALDGCTGTRGLDRECAGAHAVPEDVYACRGYRLPTEAEWEYAARAGTRTPFPSGDIVAKMYDFMKSCTEQKEPALDKIAWYCGTPKSESPLVYETRPVMQKLPNGWGLYDVLGNVPEWTSEEKVDFGLQGGPHVNPGARFGARPYRAKRGGGASTGFASTTVTWRVAASWHGVDGIGIRLVRTLD, from the coding sequence TTGGACTCGTCTTCGGTCATCGACGCGAGCAGGGCCTGCTTCAGCACCTTCCCCGTCACCCCCGACTGCAAGCACCCGCCCGTCGAGACCAAGTGCAAGGAAGGCTTCTGCGAGATTCCACCTGGCTGTTTCGTGATGGGATCACCCCCTTGTCAAGCAGGTCGAGGCCCGGCCTCGGAGCCGGAGTCGCAGGTCACCCTGACCCACCGGTTCGAGATCGCGCAGCACGAGACGACGCAAGAGGAGTGGATGGCGGCGGGGTTCCCGAACAACGCGGTCCCAGCGAAAAATGAACCTGACTCGTACGGTAGCTGCGTCGCCCCGAACTGCCCAGCGACGATGCTCACCTACTTCGACGCGCTCGACTACGCGAATGTACGCTCTCGCACGCACAGCCCCCCCCTCCCCGAATGTTACGCGCTCGACGGTTGCACCGGTACACGTGGCCTCGACCGCGAGTGCGCGGGCGCCCACGCCGTGCCGGAGGACGTCTACGCTTGCCGCGGGTATCGCCTTCCGACGGAGGCGGAGTGGGAATATGCCGCCAGGGCAGGGACACGCACCCCGTTCCCGTCAGGCGATATTGTCGCGAAGATGTATGACTTCATGAAGTCGTGCACCGAGCAGAAAGAGCCGGCCCTCGACAAGATCGCCTGGTACTGCGGCACCCCCAAAAGCGAGAGCCCGCTGGTGTACGAGACGCGTCCTGTTATGCAGAAACTGCCCAACGGGTGGGGCCTATACGACGTGCTGGGAAATGTGCCCGAGTGGACGAGCGAAGAAAAGGTCGACTTCGGACTCCAGGGCGGGCCCCATGTTAATCCTGGGGCCCGGTTCGGCGCTCGGCCGTATCGCGCCAAGCGCGGAGGTGGTGCCTCGACAGGATTTGCCTCCACTACAGTAACCTGGAGGGTGGCGGCGAGTTGGCATGGGGTGGACGGGATCGGCATCCGTCTCGTCCGTACACTCGACTGA
- a CDS encoding class I SAM-dependent DNA methyltransferase: MDYAAFIARYADSVGERANKDSYLKDLCTVLGLPHPEPSTGDAERDTYVFEKDAKLGREGASATTKKIDLYKAGCFILEAKQGSNDGAKKLGTARRGTPAWNIAMNDAYGQALGYARAFAKAVPFLIVSDLGHCFDIYAAFDGSWDYRPFPNPQASRIYVSDLEKHAPLLRTIWTDPLSLDPAKQSAKVTREVAEYLANLAKLLESQGHAQESVAKFLMRCLFTMFAEDVGLLPKEAFTKALRDYWEPNPASFTMGVEVLWRTMNDGGGLFTGEKILRFNGGLFRAPSALPLDRHALMLLRQAAECNWTDVEPAIFGTLLERALDPKERHRLGAHYTPRAYVERLVKPTVEEPLRADWDVVRAHVRELVKESEEKPKVKEARLKEARAQVLAFQEKLCKTRVLDPACGSGNFLYVTLDLFKRLEAEVLELRASLGESQELLMGLQGLRVTPGQFLGIEVKPWAKEIAELVLWIGYLQWHFRQYGKSKPVPEPVLQDYGNIECRDAVLDWDGAPHAEIVRDAAGKPITRWDGETMKVSPVTGKEVPDESATVPVYAYPNPRKATWPEADFIVGNPPFIGNKRMRAVLGEGYVEALRSVWNDVSDSVDFVMYWWHAGAKLIASGGTRRAGLITTNSITQVFNRSVVEDALRASSLAFAVPDHPWVDHADGAQVRIAMTVLEPGISTAGKYMTVVDEKPSPSGGGDAPSLEFSIRHGQIHADIATGADAGAAARLCSNDGLSFMGVTLSGQGFVIEPDEIGAVSVPERTFLRPYLVGNELNRRSKGRLVVDLFGLSEAEARSRCPGLYQRLVSLVKPERDLQKREAYRKNWWLFAEGRGGMRKAIQGLRWYVAICRTAKFFVFHAVEANVLAESKVVAIALESWSALGILSSRVHDSWARRVGSHHGVGNDLTYNNSKCFATFPFPHGQSQASEAKLASLAESLDAHRKRQQALHPELTITGMYNVLEKLRSGEALTAKDKVIHEQGLVSVLKTIHDDLDAAVFEAYGWPTTLTDDEILERLVALNKERAEEEARGLVRWLRPDFQAPKGTASVAKQETLPGAEPEPAEDDEAPPPARASKPPTATPWPKKLPEQIAAVRDFVLHTSAEHSADDVARAFKGAKAETVADLLESLVALGVLVTYELPEGQRWRAARFVG; encoded by the coding sequence ATGGATTACGCGGCCTTCATCGCCCGGTACGCCGACTCGGTCGGCGAGCGCGCCAACAAAGACAGCTACCTCAAGGACCTTTGCACCGTCCTCGGGCTGCCTCACCCCGAGCCCTCCACGGGCGACGCCGAGCGCGACACGTACGTCTTCGAGAAGGACGCGAAGCTCGGGCGCGAGGGCGCCTCGGCGACGACCAAGAAGATCGACCTTTACAAGGCCGGCTGCTTCATCCTCGAGGCCAAACAAGGCTCGAACGATGGTGCGAAGAAGCTCGGCACCGCGCGCCGCGGAACGCCCGCGTGGAACATCGCCATGAACGACGCGTACGGCCAGGCGCTCGGCTACGCGCGCGCCTTCGCGAAGGCCGTGCCCTTCCTCATCGTCTCCGACCTCGGGCACTGCTTCGACATCTACGCCGCGTTCGACGGCTCGTGGGACTACCGCCCCTTCCCGAACCCGCAGGCCTCGCGCATCTACGTCTCGGACCTGGAGAAACATGCGCCCCTCTTGCGCACCATTTGGACGGACCCGCTCTCGCTCGACCCGGCGAAGCAGTCGGCCAAGGTCACGCGCGAGGTGGCCGAGTACCTCGCGAATCTTGCGAAGCTGCTCGAGTCCCAGGGCCACGCGCAAGAGTCTGTCGCGAAGTTCCTGATGCGGTGCCTCTTCACCATGTTCGCGGAGGACGTAGGCCTCTTGCCGAAGGAGGCCTTTACCAAGGCCCTCCGGGACTACTGGGAGCCGAACCCCGCGAGCTTCACGATGGGGGTCGAGGTGCTCTGGCGCACCATGAACGACGGCGGCGGTCTCTTCACCGGCGAGAAGATCCTCCGGTTCAACGGCGGCCTCTTCCGCGCGCCCTCGGCGCTCCCCCTCGATCGCCACGCCCTGATGCTGCTGCGCCAGGCCGCCGAGTGCAACTGGACCGACGTGGAGCCCGCCATCTTCGGAACGCTCCTCGAGCGCGCCCTCGACCCCAAGGAGCGGCACCGCCTCGGCGCGCACTACACACCTCGCGCCTACGTCGAGCGCCTCGTGAAGCCCACCGTCGAAGAGCCCCTCCGCGCCGACTGGGACGTGGTGCGCGCCCACGTCCGCGAGCTCGTCAAAGAGTCCGAAGAGAAGCCCAAGGTGAAGGAGGCGCGCCTCAAAGAAGCCCGCGCCCAGGTGCTCGCGTTCCAGGAGAAGCTCTGCAAAACGCGGGTGCTCGACCCGGCGTGCGGCTCGGGCAACTTTCTCTACGTCACGCTCGACTTGTTCAAGCGGCTCGAGGCCGAGGTGCTCGAGCTCCGCGCCTCGCTCGGCGAGTCCCAAGAGCTGCTCATGGGCCTCCAGGGCCTGCGCGTCACGCCGGGGCAGTTCTTGGGCATCGAGGTGAAGCCGTGGGCGAAGGAGATCGCCGAGCTTGTCTTGTGGATCGGCTACCTGCAGTGGCACTTTCGGCAGTACGGCAAAAGCAAGCCCGTGCCCGAGCCGGTGCTCCAAGACTACGGCAACATCGAGTGCCGCGACGCCGTGCTCGACTGGGACGGCGCCCCCCACGCAGAGATCGTGCGCGACGCCGCCGGCAAGCCGATCACCCGGTGGGACGGCGAGACCATGAAGGTGAGCCCCGTCACCGGCAAAGAGGTCCCCGACGAGAGCGCCACCGTGCCGGTCTACGCGTATCCGAACCCCCGCAAGGCGACCTGGCCGGAGGCCGACTTCATCGTGGGCAACCCGCCGTTTATCGGAAACAAGCGGATGCGAGCGGTGCTTGGAGAGGGCTACGTCGAGGCGCTCCGAAGTGTCTGGAACGACGTCTCCGATAGCGTCGACTTCGTGATGTACTGGTGGCACGCGGGCGCCAAGCTCATCGCTTCGGGAGGTACCCGACGCGCTGGCCTCATTACGACCAACAGCATCACCCAGGTGTTCAACCGCTCCGTAGTGGAGGATGCGCTCCGCGCGTCGAGCCTCGCGTTCGCAGTTCCCGACCATCCATGGGTCGACCATGCAGACGGGGCCCAGGTTCGCATCGCCATGACCGTTCTCGAACCCGGAATATCAACTGCCGGCAAATACATGACGGTCGTCGACGAGAAGCCAAGCCCTTCGGGCGGCGGTGATGCGCCCTCTCTCGAGTTTTCGATCCGCCATGGGCAGATACACGCCGACATCGCCACCGGTGCCGACGCGGGAGCCGCAGCGAGGCTCTGCTCGAACGATGGGCTGTCGTTCATGGGAGTAACGCTATCCGGCCAAGGCTTCGTCATCGAACCCGACGAGATCGGTGCGGTTTCGGTGCCAGAACGCACGTTTCTGCGCCCGTACCTGGTCGGCAACGAGCTCAATCGACGGAGCAAGGGACGACTTGTGGTTGATCTCTTCGGACTCTCGGAGGCCGAGGCGCGATCACGATGCCCGGGTTTGTACCAGCGACTCGTCTCGCTCGTGAAGCCCGAACGCGACCTCCAGAAACGGGAAGCCTATCGCAAGAACTGGTGGCTCTTCGCAGAGGGGCGTGGGGGCATGAGGAAGGCCATCCAGGGCCTCCGTTGGTATGTCGCCATTTGTCGAACCGCGAAGTTCTTCGTCTTCCATGCGGTCGAAGCGAACGTCCTTGCCGAGAGTAAGGTCGTTGCCATTGCCCTCGAGAGCTGGTCAGCCCTAGGCATCCTATCCTCGCGCGTCCACGATTCGTGGGCTCGGCGAGTCGGAAGCCACCACGGCGTCGGCAACGATCTCACCTACAACAACTCCAAGTGCTTCGCGACTTTTCCATTCCCTCACGGCCAGTCGCAGGCGAGCGAAGCCAAGCTTGCCTCCCTCGCCGAAAGCCTCGACGCCCACCGCAAGCGCCAGCAGGCTCTGCACCCGGAGCTCACGATCACCGGCATGTACAACGTCCTCGAGAAGCTCCGCTCCGGCGAGGCGCTCACCGCGAAGGACAAGGTCATCCACGAGCAGGGGCTCGTGTCGGTCCTCAAGACGATCCACGACGACCTCGACGCGGCCGTGTTCGAGGCGTATGGCTGGCCCACGACGCTGACCGACGACGAGATCCTCGAGCGCTTGGTGGCCCTCAACAAGGAGCGCGCCGAAGAAGAGGCCCGCGGGCTCGTGCGCTGGCTCCGGCCCGACTTTCAGGCCCCCAAGGGGACCGCGAGCGTCGCCAAACAAGAGACCCTCCCCGGCGCCGAGCCCGAGCCCGCCGAAGACGACGAGGCCCCCCCTCCGGCCCGCGCCTCGAAGCCACCGACGGCCACCCCGTGGCCCAAGAAGCTCCCCGAGCAGATCGCGGCCGTGCGCGACTTCGTGCTTCACACGAGCGCCGAGCACTCCGCGGACGACGTGGCGCGCGCCTTCAAGGGCGCCAAGGCGGAGACCGTGGCCGACCTGCTCGAGAGCCTCGTCGCGCTGGGGGTGTTGGTGACGTATGAGCTGCCCGAAGGCCAGCGGTGGCGCGCAGCGAGGTTCGTAGGGTAG